One Prinia subflava isolate CZ2003 ecotype Zambia chromosome 8, Cam_Psub_1.2, whole genome shotgun sequence DNA window includes the following coding sequences:
- the TRPV1 gene encoding transient receptor potential cation channel subfamily V member 1, whose protein sequence is MSSILGKMKKFGSFDMEESEVTDEHTDGEDSVQETADNPQGPPSTKVQPPKSNIFARRGRFVMGDSDKDMAPMDSFCQMDHLMAPSLIKFHVNLERGKLHKLLSTDSITGCSEKAFKFYDRRRIFDAVAQGNTKDLSDLLLYLNRTFKHLTDEEFKEPETGKTCLLKAMLNLHDGKNDTIPLLLDIARKTGTLKEFVNAEYTDNYYKGQTALHIAIERRNMYLVKLLVQNGADVHARACGEFFRKIKGKSGFYFGELPLSLAACTNQLCIVKFLLENPYQAANITAEDSMGNMVLHTLVEIADNTKDNTKFVTKMYNNILILGAKINPILKLEELTNKKGLTPLTLAAKTGKIGIFAYILRREIKDPECRHLSRKFTEWAYGPVHSSLYDLSCIDTCEKNSVLEILAYSSETPNRHEMLLVEPLNRLLQDKWDRFVKHLFYFNFFVYTMHITILTAAAYYRPVQKNEKPPFTFGYSTGEYFRVTGEILSVLGGLYFFFRGIQYFVQRRPSLRTLVVDGYSEVLFFVHSLLLLSSVVLYFCGQELYVASMVFSLALGWANMLYYTRGFQQMGIYSVMIAKMILRDLCRFMFVYLVFLLGFSTAVVTLIEDDNEGQDTNISDYSRCCHVKRGRTSYNSLYYTCLELFKFTIGMGDLEFTENYRFKSVFVILLVLYVILTYILLLNMLIALMGETVNKIAQESKSIWKLQRAITILDIENSYLNCLRHSFRSGKQVLVGITPDGQDDYRWCFRVDEVNWSTWNTNLGIINEDPGYSGDLRRNPSFSLKPGRVSGRHWKTLVPLLKDGEKRRDEPPKLPEEVKLKPVMEPYFEPEDSEVLKESIPKSV, encoded by the exons ATGTCCTCCATTCTTGGGAAGATGAAGAAATTTGGCAGTTTTGACATGGAGGAATCTGAGGTGACAGATGAACACACGGATGGGGAGGACTCTGTCCAGGAAACCGCTGACAACCCCCAGGGCCCACCCAGCACCAAGGTGCAGCCACCCAAAAGCAACATTTTTGCAAGACGGGGCCGCTTTGTGATGGGGGACAGTGACAAGGACATGGCTCCCATGGACTCCTTCTGCCAGATGGATCACCTGATGGCACCTTCTCTCATCAAATTCCACGTCAATCTGGAGAGGGGCAAACTTCACAA GCTCCTGTCTACAGATTCCAtcacaggctgctcagaaaaAGCTTTCAAATTTTATGACCGCAGAAGGATCTTTGATGCTGTAGCCCAAGGCAACACAAAGGACCTCAGTGACCTGCTACTCTACCTTAATAGAACCTTCAAGCATCTCACTGATGAGGAGTTCAAAG agcCTGAAACTGGCAAAACCTGTTTACTGAAAGCTATGCTGAATCTACATGATGGGAAAAATGATACCATTCCCTTGCTGCTGGATATTGCAAGGAAAACTGGAACTCTGAAAGAGTTTGTTAATGCAGAATATACTGACAACTACTACAAGG GCCAGACTGCTCTTCACATTGCCATTGAGAGAAGGAACATGTACCTGGTGAAGCTGCTGGTCCAGAATGGAGCAGATGTTCATGCCAGAGCCTGTGGGGAGTTCTTCAGGAAAATCAAAGGGAAATCTGGCTTTTATTTTG GAGAGTTGCCTTTGTCCCTGGCTGCCTGCACCAACCAGCTCTGCATTGTGAAATTCCTCCTGGAGAATCCCTACCAGGCAGCCAACATCACTGCTGAGGACTCCATGGGCAACATGGTCCTGCACACGCTGGTGGAGATCGCAGATAACACCAAGGATAACACCAAGTTTGTGACCAAGATGTATAATAACATATTGATCCTTGGTGCCAAAATTAATCCCATCCTCAAGCTGGAAGAACTCACCAACAAGAAAGGGCTGACTCCTTTAACTCTGGCAGCCAAAACAGGGAAGATAGGG ATTTTCGCTTACATCCTCAGACGGGAGATCAAAGACCCCGAGTGCAGACACTTGTCCAGGAAGTTCACTGAATGGGCCTATGGACCTGTGCACTCCTCTCTTTATGACCTGTCCTGTATAGACACCTGTGAGAAAAACTCAGTGCTGGAGATCCTTGCCTACAGCAGTGAGACACCA AACCGTCACGAGATGCTGCTGGTGGAACCCCTTAACAGGCTGCTGCAAGACAAGTGGGACCGGTTTGTCAAGCACTTGTTTTACTTCAACTTCTTTGTCTACACCATGCACATCACCAtcctcactgcagctgcttaCTACAGACCTGTACAGAAGAATGAAAAG CCTCCCTTCACCTTTGGTTACAGCACTGGGGAATATTTTCGAGTAACTGGAGAGATCCTGAGTGTACTGGGAggcctctatttttttttcagaggg atcCAGTATTTCGTGCAGAGGCGCCCATCGCTCAGGACACTGGTAGTTGATGGCTACAGTGAGGTTCTTTT CTTTGTCCACTCCTTGCTCCTCCTGAGCTCTGTGGTGCTGTACTTCTGTGGCCAGGAGCTCTACGTGGCCTCCATGGTGTTCTCCTTGGCCCTGGGCTGGGCCAACATGCTCTACTACACCCGGGGCTTCCAGCAGATGGGGATTTACTCCGTCATGATCGCCAAG ATGATCCTTAGAGATTTATGTCGCTTCATGTTTGTCTATCTCGTATTCCTCTTGGGATTTTCTACAG CTGTGGTGACGTTGATTGAAGATGACAACGAGGGGCAGGACACAAATATCTCTGACTATTCCCGGTGCTGCCACGTGAAACGAGGCCGCACCTCCTACAACAGCCTCTACTACACCTGCCTGGAGCTCTTCAAGTTCACCATCGGCATGGGGGACCTGGAGTTCACAGAGAATTACAGGTTCAAGTCTGTGTTTGTCATCCTGCTGGTGCTCTACGTCATCCTCACCTACATCCTCCTGCTCAACATGCTCATTGCACTGATGGGGGAGACTGTCAACAAAATCGCACAGGAGAGCAAGAGCATCTGGAAACTCCAG AGAGCCATCACAATCCTGGACATTGAGAACAGCTACCTGAACTGCCTGAGGCACTCGTTCCGCTCCGGGAAGCAGGTCCTGGTGGGGATCACACCTGATGGCCAAGATGATTACAGGTGGTGCTTCAG GGTTGATGAAGTGAACTGGTCCACGTGGAACACCAATCTGGGCATAATCAATGAAGACCCTGGGTACTCTGGGGACCTCAGACGAAATCCCAGTTTCTCTCTTAAGCCTGGCAGAG TTTCAGGGAGGCACTGGAAAACATTGGTTCCACTTCTAAAAGatggagagaagaggagagacGAGCCTCCCAAGCTGCCAGAAGAAGTCAAATTAAAACCTGTTATGGAACCTTATTTTGAGCCAGAAGATTCTGAGGTGTTGAAAGAGTCAATTCCAAAGTCAGTCTAA